A region of Anolis carolinensis isolate JA03-04 unplaced genomic scaffold, rAnoCar3.1.pri scaffold_7, whole genome shotgun sequence DNA encodes the following proteins:
- the appbp2 gene encoding amyloid protein-binding protein 2: protein MAAVELEWVPETLYNTAISAVVDSYGRARRRDIRSLPENIQFDVYYKLYQQGRLCQLGSEFCELEVFAKVLRALDKRHLLHHCFQALMDHGVKVASVLAYSFSRRCSYIAESDAAVKEKAIQIGFVLGGFLSDAGWYSDAEKVFLSCLQLCTLHDEILHWFRAVECCVRLLHVRNGNCKYHLGGETFDLAQSYMDKLAKHGQQANKAALYGELCALLFAKSHYDEAYKWCIEAMKEISVGLPVKVVVDVLRQASKACVVKREFKKAEQLIKHAVYLAREHFGAKHPKYSDTLLDYGFYLLNVDNICQSVAIYQTALDIRQSVFGGKNIHVATAHEDLAYSSYVHQYSSGKFDNALFHAERAIGIITHILPEDHLLLASSKRVKALILEEIAIDCHNKETEQRLLQEAHDLHLSSLQLAKKAFGEFNVQTAKHYGNLGRLYQSMRKFKEAEEMHIKAIQIKELLLGQEDYEVALSVGHLASLYNYDMNQYENAEKLYLRSIAIGKKLFGEGYSGLEYDYRGLIKLYNSIGNYEKVFEYHNILANWNRLRDRQFSVTDALEDVSTSPHSTEEVVQSFLMSQNVDAPLS from the exons CTTTACCAACAAGGCCGACTATGCCAGCTGGGTAGTGAATTTTGTGAACTAGAAGTTTTTGCAAAGGTGCTTCGGGCTCTAGATAAAAG aCATCTACTTCATCATTGCTTTCAGGCGTTGATGGATCATGGGGTAAAAGTGGCCTCCGTTTTGGCCTATTCGTTCAGCAGGAGGTGCTCCTACATCGCAGAATCGGATGCTGCCGTGAAAGAAAAAGCCATCCAGATTGGATTTGTTTTAG GAGGCTTCCTCTCAGACGCTGGCTGGTATAGTGATGCCGAGAAGGTCTTCCTTTCCTGCCTACAGTTATGCACGCTCCATGATGAGATACTCCACTGGTTCCGTGCTGTTGAATGTTGTGTCAG gtTGCTCCATGTCCGAAACGGCAACTGCAAATACCACTTGGGAGGAGAAACCTTCGATCTGGCCCAGTCGTATATGGACAAGCTGGCGAAGCACGGCCAGCAAGCCAACAAGGCCGCTCTCTACGGAGAGCTGTGTGCCCTGCTCTTTGCAAAGAGCCACTACGACGAG GCTTACAAATGGTGTATAGAAGCCATGAAGGAGATTTCGGTGGGCTTACCTGTGAAAGTAGTTGTGGACGTCTTACGGCAAGCTTCGAAG GCCTGTGTGGTAAAACGTGAATTCAAGAAAGCCGAGCAGTTGATAAAACATGCGGTGTACCTTGCACG gGAGCATTTTGGAGCCAAACACCCTAAATACTCAGACACACTACTAGACTATGGGTTTTATTTACTCAACGTAGACAACATATGCCAGTCGGTTGCCATTTATCAG ACAGCGCTAGACATCAGGCAGTCTGTCTTCGGCGGAAAAAACATCCACGTCGCGACAGCTCATGAGGACTTGGCTTATTCGTCGTATGTTCACCAGTACAGTTCAGGAAAGTTTGATAATGCCCT ATTCCACGCCGAACGTGCCATCGGTATCATCACCCACATCCTCCCAGAAGACCACCTTCTCCTTGCCTCCTCCAAAAGGGTTAAAG CCCTGATCTTGGAGGAGATTGCCATCGACTGTCACAACAAGGAGACGGAGCAGCGTTTGCTGCAGGAGGCCCACGACTTGCACCTCTCCTCTCTGCAactggccaagaaagccttcgggGAGTTCAACGTCCAGACGGCCAAACACTACGGTAACCTGGGCCGGCTTTACCAGTCGATGAGGAAATTTAAG GAGGCAGAAGAAATGCATATCAAAGCGATCCAGATCAAGGAGTTGCTTCTCGGCCAGGAAGATTACGAAGTGGCTCTTTCCGTGGGACACTTGGCCTCGCTCTACAACTACGACATGAACCAGTACGAAAACGCAGAAAAGCTTTATCTGAGATCCATAGCAATTG GAAAGAAGCTTTTTGGGGAAGGTTACAGCGGACTGGAATACGACTACCGGGGCCTCATTAAACTGTACAACTCCATTGGCAATTACGAGAAAGTATTTGAATACCACAACATTTTGGCCAACTGGAACCGGTTGCGGGATCGGCAGTTTTCCGTGACAGATGCCTTGGAGGACGTCAGCACCAGCCCTCACTCCACCGAGGAAGTCGTCCAGTCCTTCCTGATGTCGCAAAACGTAGACGCACCGCTTTCCTAA